In one window of Vibrio sp. DW001 DNA:
- a CDS encoding Xaa-Pro peptidase family protein, whose product MNKPNRGFTLQEFEDRTSRAQKVMHEKNLDAMIFTTEPNVRYFTGFFSQFWHSPTRPWFVVVPAQGKPIAVIPEIGAKGMAETWIDDIFTWSSPRPEDDGISLLANTLNTLPRKYGRIGATLGIESHLRMPVNNYLQLTTLVKSDFVDVSLAVHELRQIKSPAEIAKTREICRITNEAFDKVPSYAQTGMSERDICKQFSLDLRMEGADETPFVIAGSGPDGYYDILMGPTDRIIEPGDVLLIDTGAVWDGYFSDFDRNWAFGSASEEIKSAYRATYEATTKGFEAACCAGATTTDIYNAMWQVLEEKGALGNDIGRVGHGLGMELTERPSNTSTDNTPLKPGMIMTLEPGMTYAPNKMMLHEENIVITEDGAEWLSRRAEPELIIID is encoded by the coding sequence ATGAATAAACCTAATCGTGGTTTTACTCTACAAGAGTTTGAAGATAGAACATCTAGAGCGCAAAAAGTGATGCATGAAAAAAATCTTGATGCGATGATTTTTACCACCGAACCTAATGTTCGTTATTTTACTGGTTTTTTTTCCCAGTTTTGGCATAGCCCAACTCGTCCTTGGTTTGTTGTGGTTCCTGCTCAAGGGAAGCCTATCGCGGTTATTCCAGAGATCGGAGCCAAGGGGATGGCTGAGACATGGATCGATGACATTTTCACATGGTCATCGCCAAGACCAGAAGATGATGGCATTAGCTTATTGGCCAATACATTGAATACGCTCCCTCGTAAGTATGGGCGAATCGGTGCCACGCTTGGTATTGAATCTCACCTTCGTATGCCAGTTAATAATTACCTTCAGTTAACAACACTAGTAAAAAGTGATTTTGTTGACGTTTCACTGGCTGTTCATGAACTGCGCCAAATTAAGTCACCAGCGGAAATAGCAAAAACTCGTGAGATCTGTCGAATCACCAATGAAGCCTTCGACAAAGTGCCTTCCTATGCTCAAACGGGCATGAGTGAACGGGATATCTGTAAGCAGTTTAGTTTAGATCTCAGAATGGAAGGGGCAGATGAAACGCCTTTTGTTATTGCAGGATCTGGCCCTGATGGCTACTACGATATTCTGATGGGTCCAACCGACCGCATTATAGAGCCTGGCGATGTTTTGCTAATTGATACTGGTGCGGTATGGGATGGCTACTTTTCTGACTTTGACCGTAACTGGGCCTTTGGAAGTGCTAGCGAAGAGATTAAATCGGCTTATCGCGCAACTTACGAAGCGACAACGAAGGGCTTTGAAGCAGCATGCTGTGCCGGAGCAACAACGACTGATATCTACAATGCAATGTGGCAAGTGTTAGAAGAAAAAGGTGCTCTTGGCAATGATATTGGTCGCGTAGGCCATGGTTTGGGTATGGAACTAACCGAAAGACCGTCAAACACGTCAACCGATAATACACCTCTTAAGCCGGGCATGATTATGACTCTAGAGCCAGGCATGACATATGCGCCAAATAAAATGATGTTGCATGAAGAGAATATTGTCATTACTGAAGATGGTGCTGAATGGTTATCAAGACGAGCAGAACCTGAACTGATCATCATTGATTAA
- a CDS encoding APC family permease — translation MSKSGDVGHSVLGKWTLLAMGIGITVGAGLFSLVGAGIGLTGHALWLAFGIAIVFGIFYNIPMLFASGSLVLDGGPYALISRILGKKYAGMYVVSFFLYFPTVAIYALALGFYINSLLPTVTPSAGAIAGLTVFYIINLFGLDTLSRFQNMMTTLLMVGIATFILIGFGQVDFALLTPSTNPDFASQGNMGIFKAACLLSFATYCQYYLMYFSKYAKNPKKDIPFGMIGTTITIVFIYIGVSVVASGVLPIDEVANQPLTLVAREVLSAPIFVFFMICGPFMALSTTINSVYASYVQPIQAATHDGWFPKSFAVTNKRGTPWKILTLCWLASMLPILLGWDISTIANTYILTDICIGIFMMVAIAMLPKKFPSAWATREFGKNVPLWGFYTLVGLAGVVQGILIYNSITSIKLYIVVVTAIAFISGIFYAIKKDKEINVNSPNSETEINPTTSSLVNEQ, via the coding sequence ATGTCAAAATCTGGAGATGTGGGTCATAGTGTTCTTGGAAAATGGACATTATTGGCTATGGGTATCGGTATCACTGTCGGTGCTGGACTATTTTCACTCGTCGGGGCAGGTATAGGCCTTACTGGGCATGCCTTGTGGTTAGCATTTGGTATCGCCATAGTGTTCGGGATTTTTTATAACATACCTATGTTATTTGCCAGCGGTTCACTTGTTTTAGATGGTGGGCCTTACGCTCTAATCAGCAGGATACTCGGGAAAAAATATGCAGGTATGTATGTTGTAAGCTTCTTCTTGTATTTCCCTACCGTCGCCATTTATGCTTTGGCGCTAGGGTTTTATATAAACTCTTTGCTTCCAACGGTCACTCCTTCTGCAGGTGCGATAGCTGGTTTAACGGTGTTCTATATTATAAATTTATTTGGACTAGATACCTTATCTCGATTCCAAAACATGATGACAACGTTGCTTATGGTTGGTATCGCAACATTTATCTTGATTGGTTTCGGCCAAGTTGATTTTGCCCTTCTTACACCAAGTACTAACCCAGATTTTGCTTCACAAGGTAATATGGGTATTTTCAAAGCGGCTTGTTTGCTCTCGTTTGCAACATACTGCCAATACTATTTGATGTACTTCAGTAAATACGCCAAGAACCCTAAGAAAGATATTCCATTTGGGATGATAGGTACGACCATTACAATTGTCTTTATTTATATTGGGGTTTCAGTCGTTGCCTCTGGTGTTCTGCCTATTGATGAAGTTGCGAATCAACCTTTGACACTTGTTGCTCGAGAAGTTCTTTCCGCTCCAATATTCGTGTTCTTCATGATTTGTGGTCCATTCATGGCGCTATCAACGACCATTAACAGTGTTTACGCCTCTTATGTACAACCTATTCAGGCTGCAACGCATGATGGATGGTTCCCGAAAAGCTTTGCTGTTACCAACAAACGAGGCACTCCTTGGAAAATATTAACGCTTTGCTGGCTAGCGTCTATGCTACCCATCCTTCTTGGTTGGGACATAAGCACCATTGCAAATACCTACATTCTTACTGATATTTGTATTGGTATCTTTATGATGGTAGCAATCGCGATGTTGCCTAAAAAATTCCCTAGTGCTTGGGCAACACGAGAGTTTGGTAAAAATGTTCCTTTATGGGGGTTCTATACACTAGTGGGTCTTGCTGGTGTAGTGCAAGGCATACTTATATACAACTCAATTACTTCCATTAAGTTATACATTGTAGTTGTAACTGCAATAGCCTTTATTTCTGGCATTTTTTATGCCATTAAAAAAGACAAGGAAATTAACGTTAATAGCCCGAATAGTGAGACAGAAATTAATCCAACCACCAGTTCGTTAGTGAATGAACAGTAA
- a CDS encoding aspartate/glutamate racemase family protein, which produces MNFEQFNEFEVKLKFEPAPRPNKAHIGLVQLANDHTLETDWSHLLGEQAALFSNRVFKENGMTPEALDNVATSIGQSALLVADGLPMDVMAFACTSASFVIGEEKVSALLTEGRGDIPTTNPWSAAKAAFKHLNAKKIAVFSPYPTDVNIQLKEQLEGSGFELVAITSLGIMDDNMIHKAPLSSFEEGIEVLIKDTGAEVIFMSCTSLRAVEHIQYLEEKYGVPVISSNSALFWHSMHLCGKKAVCPGYGKLLNSDI; this is translated from the coding sequence ATGAATTTTGAACAATTTAATGAATTTGAAGTTAAACTTAAATTTGAACCTGCTCCTCGTCCAAATAAAGCGCATATTGGACTTGTACAATTAGCAAATGATCATACTCTCGAAACGGACTGGTCTCATTTACTTGGTGAACAGGCTGCACTGTTTAGTAATCGAGTCTTTAAAGAAAATGGAATGACTCCCGAAGCGTTGGATAACGTAGCTACGAGTATCGGTCAATCTGCTCTGTTAGTCGCTGACGGCCTCCCAATGGATGTGATGGCGTTTGCTTGCACTTCTGCATCATTTGTTATTGGTGAGGAGAAGGTATCAGCCTTGTTAACTGAAGGCCGAGGTGATATCCCGACGACAAACCCGTGGAGTGCTGCTAAAGCTGCATTTAAACATCTTAACGCAAAAAAAATCGCAGTATTTTCTCCTTATCCAACAGATGTAAATATACAACTTAAGGAACAATTAGAGGGATCTGGGTTTGAATTGGTTGCTATAACTTCATTAGGTATTATGGATGATAATATGATTCATAAAGCACCACTAAGTAGTTTTGAAGAAGGTATTGAGGTATTAATCAAAGATACTGGGGCAGAAGTGATTTTTATGTCCTGTACAAGTCTTCGTGCCGTAGAACACATTCAATACCTTGAAGAAAAATATGGTGTACCAGTTATTTCTAGTAATTCGGCACTATTTTGGCATTCAATGCACCTTTGTGGGAAAAAAGCAGTTTGTCCGGGCTATGGCAAGTTGTTGAATAGTGATATTTAA
- a CDS encoding M20 aminoacylase family protein codes for MNLEKRVIEWRHFFHQNPEFGFEETLTSDFVASTLESFGIEVHRNIGKTGLVGILKKGNSKKSIGLRADFDALKLQEANVFDHCSKTDNMMHGCGHDGHTAMLLGAALQLSQHCDFDGTVYFIFQPAEEQGTGAKAMIDDGLFTRWSINSVYAMHNMPGVELETFLISPNSIMAAENHFRIEVLGEGGHAALPHLGNDPLIAACHIGTALQTIITRDLDSIHEPAVLSVTNIETNGGANVIPTVVTLSGDTRCFSDETQEKIKTKMERVISGQCASAGLKYNFEFSNCVLSTVNDPEKAKIAARIAGGIVGNEKVDITCKPYCTSEDFSFMQREVPSCYILVGNGARGERGGVPLHLPTYDFNDDLLMTGVQFWVELVRDQL; via the coding sequence ATGAATTTAGAAAAAAGAGTTATTGAATGGCGACATTTCTTTCATCAGAATCCAGAATTTGGATTTGAAGAAACGTTAACTTCTGATTTTGTTGCAAGTACACTCGAAAGTTTTGGTATTGAAGTTCACAGAAATATTGGAAAAACAGGTTTAGTTGGCATACTGAAGAAAGGAAACAGTAAAAAATCCATTGGGTTGAGAGCAGATTTTGATGCGCTAAAATTACAAGAAGCCAATGTGTTTGACCACTGTTCAAAGACTGACAATATGATGCATGGTTGTGGTCATGATGGGCACACAGCAATGCTTCTTGGTGCAGCGTTACAACTATCACAACATTGTGATTTTGATGGTACCGTTTACTTTATATTCCAACCTGCAGAAGAACAAGGTACCGGTGCAAAAGCAATGATTGATGATGGGCTATTCACACGTTGGTCAATAAACTCAGTCTACGCAATGCACAATATGCCAGGAGTTGAACTAGAAACCTTTTTAATCAGCCCAAATTCAATAATGGCAGCAGAGAATCATTTTAGAATTGAAGTTCTGGGTGAAGGTGGCCATGCGGCACTACCACATTTAGGCAATGACCCTCTTATTGCGGCATGTCATATAGGTACAGCGTTACAAACCATAATTACTCGAGACTTAGACTCTATACACGAACCTGCCGTATTGTCGGTCACGAATATAGAGACAAACGGTGGAGCTAATGTTATCCCTACCGTTGTAACGCTGTCTGGAGACACCCGTTGTTTTTCTGATGAAACACAGGAAAAAATCAAGACTAAAATGGAACGTGTCATTTCAGGTCAATGTGCCTCCGCAGGACTAAAATATAATTTTGAGTTTTCCAATTGTGTTTTGTCTACGGTTAATGACCCTGAAAAAGCTAAGATTGCCGCCCGAATTGCAGGAGGCATTGTGGGAAACGAGAAAGTAGATATTACTTGTAAACCATACTGTACTTCAGAGGATTTTTCTTTTATGCAAAGAGAAGTTCCAAGTTGCTATATTTTGGTTGGGAACGGTGCGAGAGGAGAGAGAGGCGGGGTGCCATTACACCTTCCTACATACGACTTCAATGATGACTTATTAATGACTGGCGTTCAATTTTGGGTGGAATTAGTTCGAGATCAACTTTAA
- a CDS encoding Rid family detoxifying hydrolase, whose product MKDIINSKNAPQAIGPYSHGTTFDQLIFTSGQLPIDANTGQVVDGGISEQSIQSLKNLTSVIEEGGRSTDTVLKTTCYLANIEDFQMFNSIYAKLFGTNSPVRSCFAVKSLPLGVLVEVEAIAHKI is encoded by the coding sequence ATGAAGGATATAATCAACTCAAAAAATGCCCCTCAGGCTATTGGTCCATATTCTCATGGGACTACTTTTGACCAATTAATATTTACTTCAGGTCAATTACCTATTGATGCAAATACTGGTCAAGTAGTTGATGGAGGAATTTCGGAACAAAGCATTCAATCTCTCAAAAATTTAACCTCTGTTATCGAGGAAGGGGGAAGGTCTACAGATACAGTGCTAAAGACGACTTGCTATCTTGCTAATATCGAAGATTTCCAAATGTTCAATTCGATCTATGCAAAACTATTTGGTACAAATAGTCCTGTAAGAAGTTGTTTTGCTGTTAAATCGTTACCTTTAGGAGTTTTAGTCGAGGTAGAGGCAATCGCGCATAAAATATAA
- a CDS encoding DUF3316 domain-containing protein has translation MKKLTVLAATILMSATAFAGTQSVYSETNLSTVGFASKAAAYEAGFDYVDALETASSSELQFKLAPIGEHSVSNIQLDDTIVTIEEFSKARGEISYRAIVNVDYHFDARVNNKD, from the coding sequence ATGAAAAAATTAACCGTTCTAGCCGCAACGATACTCATGAGCGCAACTGCATTTGCAGGTACTCAATCGGTTTATAGTGAAACAAACTTATCAACAGTTGGTTTCGCGTCTAAAGCGGCCGCGTACGAAGCGGGTTTTGACTACGTTGATGCATTGGAAACCGCGAGCAGTTCTGAATTACAATTCAAACTAGCACCTATTGGTGAACATTCCGTTTCTAATATCCAGTTAGACGACACGATTGTGACGATTGAAGAGTTCTCTAAAGCCCGCGGTGAAATTTCTTATCGCGCGATCGTGAATGTTGATTATCATTTCGACGCTCGCGTAAACAACAAAGACTAG
- a CDS encoding substrate-binding domain-containing protein has product MATINDVAQAAGVSTATVSRVINQSLSVSPETVQLVESAMIQVGYKIKGNQRLTINQGLNAIGLIVSRFNSPFYGLLSQGVEKIAKQYEKKMIVASGNYDSDCEEDAIKFMLSKGCKNIVIHSKTMSDQALIQYAKQIPGFVVINRRVPTIEDQCVWLDNSEGTYQATSYLIEQGHRRIAYLSCEIEVDDKFLRFDGYRRALDDAGIEFNPDWVEEAPFGEQGGALAATNFLNKGLPMTALVAFNDFYAAAAIQVFKEHGILVPEQLSIVGFDDVLPQCYFSPKLTTIRSPIESMAINAARISLEGINSTVSRAFHPLLIKRESVTALKAEHH; this is encoded by the coding sequence GTGGCTACAATAAACGATGTTGCACAGGCAGCAGGAGTATCGACTGCAACGGTATCTCGTGTCATTAATCAATCACTGAGTGTGTCACCAGAAACCGTACAGTTAGTTGAAAGTGCCATGATTCAGGTTGGATATAAAATAAAAGGAAATCAACGTCTTACTATCAACCAGGGGTTGAATGCAATTGGATTGATCGTTAGCCGTTTCAATTCGCCATTTTATGGATTATTGAGTCAAGGTGTAGAGAAAATTGCGAAGCAATATGAAAAGAAAATGATTGTCGCCAGTGGCAATTATGACTCTGACTGTGAAGAAGATGCGATCAAATTCATGCTAAGTAAAGGGTGTAAAAATATTGTCATTCATAGCAAAACAATGAGTGATCAAGCATTGATTCAATATGCGAAGCAAATTCCTGGGTTTGTTGTCATCAATCGACGTGTGCCAACAATCGAAGATCAGTGTGTATGGTTGGATAATAGCGAAGGCACTTATCAGGCAACCAGCTATCTCATTGAACAAGGACATCGACGCATAGCGTATTTGTCATGTGAAATTGAAGTTGATGATAAGTTCCTTCGTTTTGACGGGTACCGTCGTGCACTCGATGATGCAGGAATTGAGTTTAACCCTGACTGGGTTGAAGAGGCTCCATTTGGAGAGCAAGGAGGCGCACTGGCGGCAACCAATTTTTTAAACAAAGGGTTACCCATGACGGCTTTAGTTGCGTTTAATGATTTTTATGCAGCAGCGGCTATTCAAGTATTCAAAGAACACGGAATATTGGTGCCAGAACAATTGTCCATCGTCGGATTCGATGATGTATTACCACAGTGCTATTTCTCACCAAAATTAACCACTATCCGTAGCCCAATCGAAAGTATGGCAATCAATGCGGCACGTATTTCTTTAGAAGGGATAAACAGTACTGTTTCACGCGCGTTCCATCCTTTATTAATAAAGCGCGAATCAGTGACGGCACTTAAAGCTGAGCATCACTGA
- the nhaC gene encoding Na+/H+ antiporter NhaC, protein MKSKTISTPTVGLALLPILTMLILLIVGYGVFGLPIESLLLGSAVVASGVAWKLGYGWDDIQSAITERLAKALPAVFILVLVGGLIGSWMIGGTIPMLVYYGLKVISPEYLIFTAFLVTSFVSLCTGTSWGSAGTVGVALMGVATGMDANLAAVAGAVVSGAYFGDKISPLSDSTNFAPVVAGTDLYSHIQHMLWTTIPAFLLASIVFFFAGNSDVSAETPEKIIAILANLDELFSLNIFLLLPPILILWGAIRKLPTIPLMVAAIAIAIANAMIFQGFDLNTALTSMLGGFNASMFTSSRLGDVAVLSDVLTLVNRGGMTSMMGVVLLVFCAFSFAGTLALTGSLNVLVGLLTKGIKGTASLIGATIATTFIVVCTTSDGKLALLIPSEIFRDMYKRMQLDAKNLSRTIEDAGTVIEPLIPWTNAGVFMAATLGVSTLDYLPWAIQNYSGVIFAMIWAYSGIGIAKLKTEKNADDIQTQNKAANAATI, encoded by the coding sequence ATGAAAAGCAAAACTATATCTACCCCAACTGTTGGATTGGCGTTACTGCCGATACTAACAATGCTCATCTTATTGATTGTGGGCTATGGCGTATTTGGCTTACCCATCGAAAGCTTATTATTAGGATCGGCAGTTGTCGCTTCTGGAGTAGCCTGGAAATTAGGTTATGGTTGGGACGATATCCAAAGCGCAATTACTGAACGTCTTGCTAAAGCTTTGCCTGCTGTATTTATATTGGTACTTGTCGGCGGTTTGATTGGCAGTTGGATGATTGGCGGCACCATTCCAATGCTTGTCTATTACGGCCTTAAAGTCATTAGCCCTGAATATTTAATTTTTACAGCATTCTTAGTCACTAGCTTTGTATCCTTGTGTACTGGTACCTCTTGGGGTTCTGCGGGAACCGTTGGTGTTGCGCTAATGGGGGTAGCCACAGGTATGGATGCAAATCTTGCTGCCGTTGCTGGTGCAGTGGTTTCTGGCGCTTACTTTGGTGACAAAATTTCACCACTTTCTGATTCTACAAATTTCGCTCCTGTTGTTGCAGGGACGGACCTTTACTCCCACATACAACATATGTTGTGGACAACAATTCCTGCATTTTTGTTGGCTTCAATTGTGTTTTTCTTTGCTGGAAACAGTGACGTTTCGGCGGAAACACCTGAAAAAATAATAGCCATTTTGGCAAACCTTGACGAACTATTCTCACTGAATATTTTCTTGTTGTTACCACCGATTCTTATTTTATGGGGCGCCATACGTAAACTTCCAACGATTCCACTCATGGTCGCCGCCATTGCTATTGCCATTGCGAATGCCATGATTTTCCAAGGTTTCGACTTAAACACAGCACTTACTTCCATGTTAGGCGGCTTTAATGCTTCCATGTTTACAAGCTCAAGACTTGGTGATGTTGCCGTTCTTAGTGACGTATTAACGTTAGTAAATCGCGGTGGCATGACTTCTATGATGGGTGTTGTCCTTCTTGTTTTCTGCGCGTTTTCATTTGCTGGCACACTAGCACTCACTGGTAGCCTAAACGTATTAGTGGGATTGCTTACAAAAGGTATCAAAGGAACAGCAAGTTTGATTGGAGCAACCATTGCTACCACTTTCATTGTTGTATGTACAACATCAGATGGGAAGCTTGCACTTTTAATTCCTTCAGAAATATTCCGTGATATGTATAAGCGTATGCAACTCGACGCTAAAAATTTATCTCGTACGATTGAAGATGCAGGGACAGTTATTGAGCCATTGATTCCTTGGACCAATGCAGGCGTGTTTATGGCGGCTACGTTAGGCGTATCAACCCTTGATTACTTACCGTGGGCAATTCAAAACTATTCTGGTGTTATTTTTGCGATGATCTGGGCTTATAGCGGCATCGGGATCGCTAAACTCAAAACAGAAAAAAATGCCGACGACATACAAACACAAAATAAAGCGGCAAACGCTGCAACTATTTAG
- a CDS encoding MalY/PatB family protein, which produces MQHELDTVINRYDTDCLKWDYMEKWLGVPKGKALPSWVSDWDFKAPDFITTPLKERIEHGIFGYSERGDEYFNSVIDWWSDNHQVDLKKEWFHTTPGSLPAIAMLIERWSNPGERVLVFSPVYHAFYRTIENTNRELAVSPLENHNGYYTINFDDLENQLKSGIKILMFCNPHNPGGRVWTEEEVTKVCALCHRYDTYIISDEIWADIVFNGYTFFSCLRVNPDYLNKMAVCIAGTKSFGLPSMRLTNTMIPNEHEAKALKSKLLAYGMDVYSSLSLLANQAAYRHGRAWLDETLGYLENNNRVLANFVNAELTKVTYLPQESTYLAWLDCRALELSDNELEEQLHLAGVIPTMGYSFGEQGKGFIRLNLGCPTSILKEKIVRLRTVLK; this is translated from the coding sequence ATGCAACACGAATTAGATACCGTTATCAATCGCTACGATACAGACTGCCTAAAATGGGATTACATGGAAAAGTGGCTCGGTGTTCCAAAAGGAAAGGCGTTACCAAGCTGGGTATCTGACTGGGATTTTAAAGCCCCCGACTTCATTACTACACCACTTAAAGAACGAATTGAACATGGGATATTTGGCTATTCTGAGCGTGGTGATGAGTATTTTAACTCCGTCATCGATTGGTGGTCGGATAATCACCAGGTTGATCTAAAAAAGGAGTGGTTCCATACCACACCGGGAAGCCTACCCGCTATCGCGATGCTGATTGAACGTTGGAGCAACCCTGGCGAACGAGTTCTTGTTTTTAGCCCGGTCTACCACGCGTTCTATCGAACGATTGAAAATACAAATCGTGAGCTTGCTGTTTCTCCGCTTGAAAACCACAACGGCTATTACACTATTAACTTTGATGACCTAGAAAATCAATTAAAGTCAGGAATAAAGATCCTCATGTTCTGCAACCCACATAATCCTGGTGGACGCGTGTGGACAGAAGAGGAAGTGACAAAGGTTTGTGCACTTTGCCACCGATACGACACATATATTATTTCAGATGAAATTTGGGCTGACATCGTATTTAACGGATATACATTCTTTAGTTGTTTACGAGTCAATCCGGACTATCTGAATAAAATGGCCGTATGCATCGCTGGCACGAAGTCATTTGGCTTACCATCGATGCGCTTAACCAATACTATGATTCCGAATGAACACGAAGCAAAAGCGCTGAAGTCGAAATTGCTCGCGTATGGGATGGATGTGTACAGCTCATTGAGCTTATTGGCAAACCAAGCCGCGTATCGCCATGGTAGAGCATGGCTGGATGAAACACTTGGTTATCTAGAAAATAATAATCGAGTGCTCGCTAACTTCGTTAACGCGGAACTGACTAAGGTTACCTATCTTCCACAAGAATCTACCTATCTTGCATGGTTGGATTGCAGGGCATTAGAACTAAGCGATAACGAACTCGAAGAACAGCTTCATCTCGCCGGAGTCATTCCGACGATGGGTTATAGTTTTGGCGAGCAAGGGAAAGGGTTTATTCGTCTAAACCTTGGTTGCCCAACTTCTATATTGAAAGAAAAGATCGTTCGTTTACGCACAGTACTTAAGTAG
- a CDS encoding ROK family protein, whose amino-acid sequence MRFGLDIGGTKIELRAYGHNSNELLKMRVETPSNYTDFIDAVVNLITKAEKTLATTASIGIGLPGAICPKTHTIKNANCLFLNGHDLQEDLRLILNRKVYIANDANCFALSEAVDGAAAGKHVVFGVILGTGCGGGFIVNQQLLVGANAICGEWGHNPLPYFSHEKDGINQACHCGRQNCIERFISGTGFEMQYLQRFSDYKSAPEIIEALQRGDQKAKLAYYQLVDQIARSFAYIVNIIDPNVIVVGGGMSNVVSLYADVQRQMKQYVFSPDSNTPIVQAKFGDSSGVRGAAWLPC is encoded by the coding sequence ATAAGATTTGGCCTTGATATTGGCGGTACAAAAATTGAGTTACGAGCATACGGTCACAATAGTAACGAGTTACTGAAAATGCGGGTAGAAACACCTAGCAATTACACCGACTTTATAGATGCAGTTGTCAACCTTATTACTAAAGCAGAGAAAACCCTCGCGACAACAGCAAGTATAGGTATTGGTTTGCCTGGGGCCATTTGTCCTAAAACACACACGATTAAAAATGCCAATTGCCTCTTTTTAAATGGGCATGACTTACAAGAAGATTTGCGCCTCATTTTAAATCGTAAAGTCTACATAGCAAACGACGCCAACTGTTTCGCATTATCGGAAGCAGTTGATGGTGCCGCCGCTGGAAAACACGTTGTTTTTGGCGTGATTCTAGGGACAGGCTGTGGTGGCGGTTTTATTGTAAACCAACAATTACTTGTTGGGGCAAATGCAATATGTGGGGAATGGGGGCACAACCCATTGCCTTATTTTAGCCACGAAAAAGACGGCATAAATCAGGCTTGTCACTGCGGGCGACAAAATTGTATTGAACGATTCATCTCCGGAACGGGGTTTGAAATGCAATATTTACAGCGTTTTTCTGATTACAAATCTGCGCCAGAAATCATTGAAGCACTTCAACGTGGCGATCAAAAAGCGAAGCTGGCTTACTATCAACTGGTTGACCAGATTGCCCGAAGTTTTGCCTATATCGTCAATATTATTGACCCTAATGTGATAGTCGTCGGCGGTGGGATGTCTAATGTTGTTTCTTTATACGCAGATGTACAAAGACAGATGAAACAATATGTATTTAGTCCTGACAGCAACACCCCTATTGTTCAGGCAAAATTCGGTGATAGCAGTGGCGTTCGCGGGGCAGCATGGTTGCCATGTTAA
- the zntR gene encoding Zn(2+)-responsive transcriptional regulator — translation MYLIGELAKKGGVTTDTLRFYEKNGLIQPVGRSDSGYRIYSENSLEQVHFILNSKRLGLSLDEIRELLEIRLEATQHSCAEVKGITSTKLLLIDEKIQELTKIRNALKKINDACCGHSNDNASHCSILEALK, via the coding sequence ATGTACCTGATTGGAGAACTGGCAAAAAAAGGCGGCGTGACGACTGATACGCTTCGATTCTATGAAAAAAACGGTCTTATTCAACCCGTCGGGCGCAGTGATTCTGGTTATCGTATTTATTCTGAAAATAGCCTTGAGCAAGTCCACTTTATTTTAAACTCCAAGCGACTTGGGTTGAGTCTCGATGAGATTAGAGAGTTGTTAGAGATTCGCCTTGAAGCCACACAACATAGCTGTGCAGAAGTAAAAGGCATTACATCAACAAAACTACTCCTTATTGATGAGAAAATTCAGGAGTTGACTAAAATTCGAAACGCTCTAAAGAAAATTAACGACGCTTGTTGCGGACACAGTAATGACAACGCAAGTCATTGCTCTATTTTGGAGGCGCTGAAGTAA